One genomic segment of Aquipluma nitroreducens includes these proteins:
- a CDS encoding FeoB-associated Cys-rich membrane protein — MIQNIIALIIVAAAGVITVYSLYKSLITKEKSLCGGCASCDLKNELKKKGKLVPYSENLSRRKDKLTADSLKYSLKD, encoded by the coding sequence ATGATTCAAAATATAATTGCCCTGATTATTGTTGCCGCCGCTGGTGTAATAACCGTGTATTCGCTGTACAAATCGCTGATTACTAAAGAAAAAAGCTTATGTGGTGGCTGCGCCAGTTGCGATCTGAAGAACGAACTGAAAAAGAAAGGGAAATTGGTTCCGTATTCTGAAAATTTATCGCGCAGGAAAGATAAGCTTACTGCTGATAGCCTGAAATATTCGCTAAAAGATTGA
- the trmD gene encoding tRNA (guanosine(37)-N1)-methyltransferase TrmD encodes MRIDILTVVPELLESPFQHSIIKRGRDKGLVEIVVHNIRDFSEDKHRKVDDYAFSGGAGMVMTIQPIESAINFLKAQREYDAVIYTSPDGIQLNQKESNKLSLLNNIIIICGHYKGIDQRIREHLVTMEISIGDYVLTGGELAAAVIVDSVVRLIPGVLSDETSALTDSFQDNLLSPPVYTRPADYNGWKVPEILLSGNDKLINEWQEKLAYERTKKLRPDLLKNE; translated from the coding sequence ATGCGCATCGATATTCTTACAGTTGTTCCCGAATTGCTCGAAAGTCCGTTCCAGCATTCCATTATTAAAAGAGGTCGGGATAAGGGTTTGGTTGAAATTGTTGTACACAACATCCGCGATTTCTCGGAAGACAAGCACCGGAAAGTGGACGACTACGCATTTAGTGGCGGAGCTGGCATGGTCATGACCATTCAACCAATTGAAAGTGCCATTAACTTTCTGAAGGCACAGCGCGAATACGACGCAGTCATTTATACCAGCCCCGATGGCATTCAACTGAATCAAAAAGAATCGAATAAACTCTCGCTACTAAATAACATCATTATTATTTGCGGCCATTATAAAGGCATCGATCAGCGTATCCGCGAACATCTGGTAACCATGGAAATTTCTATTGGCGATTATGTGCTGACAGGTGGCGAATTGGCCGCTGCGGTGATTGTTGACAGTGTGGTTCGGTTAATTCCGGGCGTATTGTCCGACGAAACCTCTGCCCTCACCGACTCGTTTCAGGATAATTTGCTGAGTCCGCCTGTTTACACGCGGCCAGCCGACTACAATGGCTGGAAAGTACCCGAAATTCTTCTCTCCGGAAACGACAAACTGATTAATGAATGGCAGGAGAAACTGGCTTATGAACGCACCAAAAAGCTAAGACCCGATCTGCTAAAAAACGAATAA
- a CDS encoding DUF349 domain-containing protein, translating into MEPKDLKNSEVELSGAQVEPETVNDQNIAEESVEQVEVIEVEVENAVEEVAEEIVAEPVEPTVQEAEEVAVPEITETDAVVEEVVAETAVETVEEEVAPEVAKVETTEPVAEVIPTIEELIDVSEDDLLIDEEEHEEESSKKAKLADYANLSEVELINALRTLLANEDFESVREDIDAIKIYFFRLYRANIEAQKAAFAEAGGNMEEFKAEPDPYELDLRNLLKQYQDRRNEHNKRSDELKEENLHKKYEIIEEIKALINNKESINKTFHDFRELQNQWREIGSVPQAKLKDLWDTYHHHVENFYDFIKINKELRDLDLKKNLETKMEICEKSEELLVEPSIIKAFNVLQKYHEQWREVGPVPRDKKDELWERFKAATSIINKKHQDYFEGRKSEQKKNLDAKIALCEKVEEIANTDIDVHRDWDERSKELIELQKIWRTIGFAPKRDNNKIYERFRIASDKFFDRKREFYNQNKEEQNTNLQLKTDLCVQAEALKDSTEWKKTADEFIAIQRAWKEIGPVPRKFSDVIWKRFRAACDFFFENKSKHFSSIDGEQLDNLRMKKELLEEVKQFSLSGDDGADLDKLKDFQRRFTDIGHVPFKDKDAIQNDFRDVINKHFDALRIDEKRRNLMKFKNKVVNNTTTGRGQNKMRFEREKYMVKLKQMETDLALLDNNIGFFANTKNASALIDDVNQKIASTKEKIEFLKEKIRIMDSMEDDE; encoded by the coding sequence ATGGAACCTAAAGATCTAAAAAACTCTGAAGTAGAGTTAAGTGGTGCACAAGTTGAGCCAGAAACTGTTAATGATCAGAACATTGCTGAAGAATCTGTTGAGCAGGTTGAAGTAATTGAAGTTGAAGTTGAGAATGCTGTTGAAGAAGTTGCAGAAGAAATTGTAGCCGAACCAGTTGAACCAACTGTTCAGGAAGCGGAAGAAGTAGCTGTTCCTGAAATAACCGAAACTGACGCAGTTGTTGAAGAAGTTGTGGCAGAAACTGCTGTTGAGACAGTTGAAGAAGAGGTTGCTCCTGAAGTAGCCAAAGTAGAAACAACCGAACCGGTTGCCGAAGTTATTCCAACCATCGAAGAACTGATCGACGTTTCGGAAGATGATCTTTTGATCGATGAAGAAGAACATGAGGAAGAAAGTAGCAAAAAAGCAAAATTGGCCGATTATGCGAACTTATCGGAAGTAGAACTTATCAACGCTTTGCGTACCCTGCTTGCAAACGAAGATTTTGAGAGTGTCAGGGAAGATATTGACGCCATCAAAATTTATTTCTTCCGCCTGTACAGAGCGAACATTGAAGCACAGAAAGCAGCTTTTGCTGAAGCTGGTGGCAACATGGAAGAATTCAAGGCAGAACCCGATCCATACGAATTAGATCTTCGGAACCTGTTGAAACAATATCAGGACAGAAGAAACGAACATAACAAGAGATCTGACGAATTAAAAGAAGAAAACCTTCATAAAAAATACGAGATTATTGAAGAGATTAAAGCGCTCATCAATAACAAGGAATCAATCAACAAGACATTTCACGATTTCCGCGAATTGCAAAACCAGTGGAGAGAAATTGGTTCGGTACCTCAGGCTAAATTGAAAGACCTTTGGGATACCTACCATCACCATGTTGAGAATTTTTACGACTTTATCAAGATCAACAAAGAGCTGCGCGACCTGGATTTAAAGAAGAATCTGGAAACTAAAATGGAAATCTGCGAAAAATCAGAAGAACTTTTGGTTGAACCTTCCATTATTAAAGCATTCAACGTATTACAGAAATACCACGAGCAATGGCGCGAAGTTGGTCCGGTACCACGCGATAAAAAAGATGAACTGTGGGAGCGTTTCAAAGCAGCTACATCCATTATCAATAAAAAACATCAGGATTATTTTGAAGGCCGGAAATCGGAACAGAAGAAAAATCTGGATGCCAAAATCGCTTTATGCGAAAAAGTAGAAGAAATTGCCAATACCGATATTGATGTTCACCGCGACTGGGACGAACGGTCGAAGGAATTGATTGAGCTTCAGAAAATCTGGAGAACCATTGGATTCGCTCCGAAAAGAGACAACAACAAAATTTACGAACGTTTCCGTATCGCTTCCGATAAATTCTTCGACCGGAAACGTGAATTCTACAATCAGAATAAGGAAGAACAAAATACGAATCTTCAACTTAAGACTGATTTGTGCGTGCAGGCTGAAGCCTTAAAAGACAGCACCGAATGGAAAAAAACGGCTGATGAATTTATTGCCATTCAAAGAGCCTGGAAAGAAATTGGACCTGTTCCACGTAAATTTTCAGATGTCATTTGGAAGCGTTTCCGTGCTGCCTGCGATTTCTTCTTCGAAAACAAATCGAAACATTTTTCATCGATTGATGGCGAACAACTCGATAACCTGAGAATGAAAAAAGAACTTCTGGAAGAAGTGAAACAATTCTCGTTGAGTGGTGATGATGGCGCTGATTTGGATAAATTGAAAGATTTCCAACGGAGGTTTACCGATATTGGTCATGTCCCATTTAAGGATAAAGACGCCATTCAGAACGATTTCCGCGATGTAATTAACAAGCATTTTGATGCTTTGCGCATCGATGAGAAACGCCGCAACCTGATGAAATTTAAGAATAAGGTTGTGAACAATACAACTACAGGAAGAGGTCAGAATAAAATGCGTTTCGAACGCGAAAAGTATATGGTCAAGTTAAAACAGATGGAAACTGATCTGGCATTGCTTGATAACAACATCGGATTCTTCGCCAATACCAAGAATGCTTCGGCTTTGATTGATGATGTCAATCAGAAAATTGCCAGCACGAAGGAAAAAATCGAGTTCCTGAAAGAAAAAATCAGGATCATGGATTCGATGGAAGATGATGAATAG
- the feoB gene encoding ferrous iron transport protein B, protein MFIRDTETEIKSTRLADLPTGSRGVIVHVLGQGAFRKRISEMGFVKGQMVKVIKNAPMKDPVEYEIMGYKVSLRRSEADLIEVVSPSMAKELVSHYEGTIDEHRQKLSGVKKGKTITVALVGNPNCGKTTLFNYASGSKERVGNYAGVTIDAKEARFKQDDYTFVISDLPGTYSITEYSPEELFVRNQIAEKRPDVVVNVVDASNLERNLFLTTQLIDMNIKVVIALNMYDELEQKSAKLDYTHLGEMMGIPIVPTVASKGKGLKALFDRIIEVYEERDPIVRHIHINYGEEIEKSIQNIQQELKKDDQKRKKYSTRFLAIKLLEEDQHTLNLLTDSPVFEVVKQIANEETARLEKKFEDQSETLIADAKYGFIAGALKETYRNGPQVRRDQSREIDKVLTHRLWGFPVFIFFIWLTFQATFTLGAYPMSWMDAAIGWLGDSLGSLMSDGALKDLLIDGIIGGVGGVIVFLPNILILFFFISLMEDSGYMARAAFIMDKLMHKMGLHGKSFIPLIMGFGCNVPAVMATRTLDNRNDRLLTMLIIPFMSCSARLPVYVLLISAFFVSYQGAILFLIYCIGIVLAVLMGLFFKKTLFAKKDVPFVMELPPYRMPTLRNTTIHMWHKGSQYLTKMGTVILLASILIWAMGYYPRDVKFSKDYDTMLAQTEADNTLTPDEKTEKSEQIQLSKEEERQEKSYIGMTGHFIEPAIRPLGFDWKIGMSIITGMAAKEIVVSSMGVLYHASMNADENSQSLKGKLQEQTFTRGPKVGQKVFSPLVAFGLMVFVLIYFPCVAVVAAIKKEANWRWALFTTVYTTAIAWVAAFAIFQIGSLFV, encoded by the coding sequence ATGTTTATTCGCGATACAGAAACAGAAATAAAAAGCACCCGATTGGCCGATTTGCCGACTGGAAGCAGGGGCGTGATTGTTCATGTACTGGGGCAGGGCGCTTTCCGGAAACGCATTTCGGAAATGGGATTTGTTAAAGGGCAAATGGTTAAAGTGATCAAGAATGCCCCAATGAAAGACCCTGTTGAATACGAAATTATGGGTTACAAGGTGTCGTTGCGCCGCAGCGAAGCCGACCTGATTGAAGTCGTATCGCCATCGATGGCCAAAGAACTGGTCTCACATTATGAGGGAACCATCGACGAGCACCGCCAAAAATTATCCGGGGTAAAAAAAGGAAAAACAATTACAGTTGCCCTGGTTGGAAACCCAAATTGTGGCAAGACAACGCTGTTTAATTACGCCTCTGGATCGAAGGAACGGGTTGGCAACTATGCAGGAGTGACTATTGATGCCAAGGAAGCCAGGTTTAAACAGGACGATTATACGTTTGTGATCTCCGATCTTCCGGGAACCTATTCCATTACCGAATATTCTCCGGAAGAATTGTTCGTACGTAACCAGATTGCTGAAAAGCGACCCGATGTGGTGGTAAATGTGGTGGATGCTTCAAACCTGGAACGCAACTTGTTTCTGACGACGCAATTGATCGACATGAATATCAAGGTGGTGATTGCCCTGAATATGTACGATGAACTGGAGCAAAAATCGGCGAAACTGGATTATACACACCTCGGTGAAATGATGGGAATACCAATTGTCCCAACAGTTGCATCAAAAGGCAAAGGCCTGAAAGCACTGTTCGACCGGATCATTGAAGTGTATGAAGAACGCGATCCGATTGTGCGTCACATCCACATTAACTATGGTGAAGAAATTGAAAAATCGATCCAAAATATTCAGCAGGAACTGAAAAAGGATGACCAGAAGCGGAAGAAATATTCAACACGGTTTCTGGCTATTAAGTTACTGGAAGAAGATCAACATACCTTGAATTTACTGACCGATAGTCCGGTTTTTGAGGTTGTGAAGCAAATCGCCAACGAAGAAACGGCAAGGTTGGAGAAGAAATTTGAGGATCAGTCGGAAACACTGATTGCCGATGCCAAATACGGGTTTATTGCCGGAGCATTGAAAGAAACTTACCGCAATGGGCCGCAGGTGCGCCGCGACCAAAGCCGCGAAATCGATAAGGTTTTGACGCACCGGCTTTGGGGATTTCCGGTCTTTATCTTTTTCATCTGGCTCACTTTTCAGGCTACTTTTACACTGGGGGCATATCCGATGTCGTGGATGGATGCCGCAATTGGCTGGCTGGGCGATTCACTGGGTTCGCTGATGAGTGACGGCGCATTGAAAGATTTACTGATTGACGGAATCATTGGTGGGGTAGGCGGAGTCATCGTTTTTCTCCCCAACATCCTCATTCTGTTCTTCTTCATTTCGCTGATGGAAGACTCGGGCTACATGGCACGCGCTGCTTTCATCATGGACAAGCTGATGCATAAAATGGGACTTCACGGTAAATCGTTTATCCCGCTCATCATGGGTTTTGGCTGCAATGTTCCGGCAGTAATGGCCACCCGCACGCTCGACAATCGTAACGACCGGTTACTCACCATGCTCATTATTCCGTTTATGTCGTGCAGCGCACGTTTGCCGGTTTATGTGCTGCTGATTTCAGCCTTTTTTGTGAGTTACCAGGGCGCTATTTTATTCCTGATTTATTGTATCGGAATTGTGTTGGCCGTTTTGATGGGTTTGTTTTTCAAGAAAACGTTATTCGCCAAGAAGGACGTTCCGTTTGTGATGGAACTTCCGCCATACCGAATGCCAACGTTGAGGAATACAACCATTCACATGTGGCACAAAGGTTCGCAATACCTTACCAAGATGGGAACGGTTATTTTGTTGGCGTCGATCCTGATTTGGGCCATGGGTTATTATCCGCGCGATGTGAAATTCTCGAAAGATTACGATACGATGCTGGCCCAAACTGAAGCTGACAATACGTTGACGCCGGATGAAAAAACTGAAAAGTCAGAACAAATTCAGTTGTCGAAAGAAGAAGAACGTCAGGAAAAATCGTACATCGGCATGACTGGCCATTTCATCGAACCGGCTATTCGTCCGCTTGGGTTCGATTGGAAAATCGGGATGAGCATCATTACCGGAATGGCAGCTAAAGAAATTGTCGTGAGTTCGATGGGTGTACTTTATCATGCCAGTATGAATGCCGACGAAAATTCGCAATCACTGAAAGGAAAACTTCAGGAGCAGACCTTTACCCGTGGCCCCAAAGTCGGTCAGAAAGTCTTTTCGCCGCTGGTGGCCTTTGGCCTGATGGTTTTTGTTCTGATCTATTTCCCGTGCGTGGCGGTGGTTGCAGCCATCAAGAAGGAAGCTAACTGGCGATGGGCGCTTTTCACTACGGTGTATACCACCGCGATTGCGTGGGTTGCAGCTTTTGCTATTTTTCAGATCGGAAGTTTGTTTGTGTAA